The Cyclobacteriaceae bacterium DNA segment TCGACCGGAAAAAGCGGATACTGTTGTGTGGTCGTTTGGTTATGGTGTGGGCACCTCGCCACGCATTTTGAAAAAACTGTACCTGAACATTGAGGTAACGGCCAATCAAATCAATAAAGGCAATATAGAAGCATTGAATGTTATAAACCGCATGTATGCAGGATTGGATTTTCAGGTCGCCAAAAATTTTGCCCTCTATGCCGGGCCAACGGTTTCCATTCGCATATACGATACTACCTTCAATCGACATCCGGAATTGTTTACCTACTACACACCGACAATTCAATCCGAACGAACCTACACGCAACATGACCTTGCTTCACAAATCTGGTGGGGCTTCAGAGCGGGCATTCGATTGTTTTAAAGTCAACTTAAAGTTCAAACCACAAAGGTCACCGAGGCAGCACAAAGGGCACAAAGAGTTGCGCGTTAAACATTTTACTTGGAGGACTTTGCGCCTTCTTTGTGTCACTTTGTGGTTAACCTGAGATACTTTTTAAAAAAATTTAAAGCTGCATAGGGGTAACACCACATTCAGTTGTCGTAGAGATAAACTGAATCACAAACCCCATGAAAATTCTAAAAAAGAGCTTTGTCCTTGTTTTCATTTTCACAGCCCACTGGCTGCATGCCCAATCATTAACCCAAACCCTTCGGGGAAAGATTGTCGATCAGGTAACCCAAATGCCTTTGCCCGGTGCAACGGTTATGGTGTTGAATACTGATCCGTTAGTTGGCGCAACCACAGATGTGGATGGCGAATTTAAAATCCAGAAACTGCCAGTTGGTACATACACTGTGCGGGTTAGTTTTATCGGCTATAAAGATTTCATTCTGCCTAACGTAATTGTCAACTCCGGAAAGGAAGTGGTCTTGAACATTCCCATCGAAGAAGATATTGTGCAAATGGATGAGATTGTGGTGACGGCTACTGAAAAAGACCGCACCATCAACGACATGGTATTGATCAGCGGCCGTACCTTTTCTGTTGAAGAAACCCGGAAGTTTGCTGCTGCCGTGAATGATCCCGCCCGTATGGCCGCATCGTTCTCGGGGGTGGTGAGTACCGATGATGGGAATAATAATATTTCCATTCGCGGTAACAGTCCGAACGGATTGCTGTGGCGCATGGAAGGCATAGACATTCCAAACCCCAATCACTTTGTAAATCCGGGCACTTCCGGAGGCGGCATTTCCATTCTCAGTTCACAACTGCTCACCAACTCCGACTTTCTAACGGGTGCCTTTACCGCGGAATACGGCAACGCGCTATCCGGTGTGTTTGATTTAAGTCTGAGAAAGGGTAACAACGAAAAAAGAGAATTTACGCTACAAGCTGGCTTTTTGGGTACTGACTTTGCGGCCGAAGGACCCATTGCCAAAAACTATAAGGGTTCTTACCTGATCAATTACCGGTACTCAACCCTCTCGCTATTGGCACAACTGGGTGTTCCACTTGGCGACTTTGCGACCAACTTTCAAGATTTATCAGTGAACATTCATCTACCCATCAACAGCAAGAACAGTATTTCTGTTTTTGGATTTGGTGGCTTGAGCGATCAGCACAAAGATGCTGTACAGGATTCACTGAAATGGGAAAGTGAATACGATCGCTATAGTGACAGATATTTTTCCAATACCGGAGCAATAGGCATCAAACATGCCTACATGATCAACACGAATAACTTTTTACAAACCACGGTGCTGGCATCAGGCAACGCCATGGGCGATAAAATGTACAAACTGGACGATGAATACCAAGATCGGTTTTGGTATTATGAAAAGTTCAGTAACACAAAAATCACTGTTAGCTCGGTTTTAAACACCAAGTTATCGGCACGGTATAGTGTGCGAAGCGGAGTTTACCTGAATCAATTGTACTACAATCTTGAGCAAAGCGAATTTAATGAAGACGCGGAGCAACTTGATACGTTTATCAACACCAAAGGAAATACACAAAGCATTCAGTTGTTTTCGCAGCTTAACATAAAGGCAAGTGAACGCTTTACCATAAATGCCGGACTTCATTATCTTCAACTGTTGTTGAATAATTCCAAGTCATTGGAGCCACGGGTCAGTGCATCGTATGCGCTCAACGAAAGAAACAGCATCAGTTTTGGATATGGATTACACAGTCAGGTTCAACCGCTCGGATCTTATTTTGCTGAATACGTAGATGACGGTCAGATTATATTGCCTAACAAAAATCTAGGCTTAAGTAAGGCACATCATGTTGTAGTTGGTTATGACCGGTCATTAAATCCATACCTGCGTATGAAAGTGGAGACCTACTATCAACACTTGTTTAATATACCGGTTAAGCCCGGGGAGAACGAATCTTACTCGATTATTAATCAACAGTGGTCATTTCAAACTGATCCATTAATAAATGAAGGCCTCGGTAAAAATTATGGTGCAGAATTTACACTGGAGCAATTCACTCACAACAACCTGTACTTTCTGCTGACTGCTTCCATATACAATTCATTATACAAAACACAGGAGAACGCGTGGCGCAACACACGCTACAACGGTAACGCCAACATGACCTTTACTGCTGGTAAAGAATTCACCCTAAAAAAAGATCGCGTACTCGGATTGAATGTTCGAAGCCTGTACAGCGGTGGCTTGCGTACCACTCCGGTAGACCTGGAGGAATCACTTTTAAAAGGGGAAACCGTTTATCAGGAAGATAAAGCATTTGAAGAACAGAATCCTGCTTACTTCAGAACGGACATCCGCATCAGTTTAAAGCGCAACAAACCCAAGTCAACCCATACACTTGCATTGGATATTCAAAATGTAACTAACCGAAAAAATATTTACGGAAGTTATTTCGAACCGCTTACCGGAAAAATCACGACTGCATACCAAACGCCTTTGATACCGGTATTGAGTTATAAGATTGAGTTTTGATTTCAAAAACCTTTAACCACAGAGGGCGCAAAGGTCACGCAAAGGCACGGAGATTCGTTTTGTGTTCTCTGTGCCTCCTTTGAGCGCTCTGTGGTTTGCATATTACTTGCAGCTTTCCTTATAACCACTTAACTCATAAATTTTCTTGTACTTACTTCTATCCAGCAACCACTCCAATGCTTTTTGCTTGTCGGACTGTTTGTTATAGTACAATTCAGCAATGGCGTACCCAACATAATAACCGAGATCAGCCACTCTCCCTCCCGAGTTATTTCCATTGTACAACCAGGGCTTTAAATCCGCGCTTTTATTTTGGATTGCCTCATTGAACTCATCTCGTATGACACAAGCATTTTCCTTTCCATAAGTATGAATAAGCGTATTGATGTTCATTCCCGAAATTTTTTCTGTTACAAAGTCTGCTATTCCTTCATTTAAAACAGGTACCAGTAAGCCCGCATTTCTGAGATTACCACGCTGCCGTGTATGCACCGCTTCATGTGCCACCATCGATACGATATCGCCTGTATTGCCGATTATGCTTTTCAACCAGGGAGACAATTCATCTTTTACAACTTCCTTATTTGCAGCAGCAATTTCCGATCCTATCAAGATTAATTGATCACCTATGGTACCACCCGTACGCAAACATCCAATCGCGAAACAAACATCCGGAATCTCAAATCCCGGCAATTCATTTTTAAACTTTTGTAAAACTGTTTCAATCTCCGCTTTTCGATAGGCGATATTTTCTGTCAGTGGTCTGACTGATTTCCAGAACTTCGGATATTTACTAAGCAACGTTACATACTCCTCAGCGGTAAATTTGCGGATGCGGATAAACGTTTTGAAATGCTCGGTTGCACGGTCAATGTAGCGCTGTTGAATAATGGAAATACTGTCTTCTTTTGATTTGGCGGAAGTCAACGCGTCATAGGCTTCCCAAAAATGGGTAATGTCTTCTGTGGTGATGGTATGCTGTTGTGCGCATGCAACACTTTGCAAGAGCATGGCAACTAAAACTCCGGTTATCGTCTTCATTGGTTGTATCCGTAACTGATTTCCTTAAAAGCAAATTGTTTGAATTTGCCATCAATCAAAACTTCCAGTTTCCCTTCTTCTGAAACGGCTTCTATTATCCCTGAAACGGGTTGCTCATTCACAACAAAATCATGAACCTCATCGCGCCAATACAAATGTTGCTCATAATCATATTTCATCCGATCAAATTCTCCCACTTTTAGTTGTAAATAGCGCGCTTCAATTTTTTGCAGTAAATGTGAAAACAATTCATTCAAATCAAATTCATGCCCGGCTTCAGCAGCCAGCGAGGTTGCCGTTGGAATGGAGAACGAAACCTGATTTACATTCACGCCAATCCCCACCACCGCTCGATCCAGCAGCTGGCCCATCAACTGATTTTCGATCAGGATGCCGCAGGTTTTTTTGCCGTTCAGCATCATATCGTTTGGCCACTTGATTTTTACTTCGGCCTTAGGCAACAAACTTGTCAAACCATCCAGCAAACCCAACGAAATCGCCATGCTGAGGAAGAACTGCTTTTTAGGATCAAGAAAGTGTGGCTTTAATCCAATGGAAAAGGTGAGATTCTTGCCCGGCTCCGTAATCCACGTGTTGCCGCGCTGACCCCGCCCAGCCGTTTGATTGGCTGTTATCACCACCAAACCATCCGCTGAACCCTTTTGTTGAAGCAGGCGTTGTGCTTCATCGTTGGTAGAATGACATTCTGGCACGAAAACCAGTTTGTGCCCCATGAAAAGGGTATTGGCAGGGATTTTATACAAGTAAATATTGTTAGTTTTGTACGAAAACCGAAGATAGTTTAATGGCGAAGAAAAGAAAGGGTGTCAGTTCTGAAAAACTTTGTGACGCCATAGTAAAAGGAATGCAGGAGAAAAAAGCCCTCGACATCCTGGTTCTGGATCTGAGAAAAGTAAAAAATGCCATTGCCGATTTTTTTGTGATCTGTTCAGGTGGTTCAGACAAGCAACTGGATGCCATTGCCGAATCCGTTGACGCTGAAGTATACAAGGCTTTGAACGAAAATCCCTGGCATGTGGAAGGCAAAAACAATAAAGAATGGGTGTTACTCGACTACTTTGATGTGGTTGCCCACATCTTCCGCAAAGACAAGCGCGAATTTTTCGCCCTTGAAAAACTGTGGGGAGATGCGGAAGTAACAGAAATTGAAGATGCTGCCATAACCAAATAAAAAAGGCAGCGTTATTGGAAGAGAAAATTGACTTTTTGAAATACAGAAAACATGTCGGATAAGCGCGATAATAAAATGATCCCTCCAAAGGTGCCCAAGGGTGGCAACTATCAATTATGGGTAATCCTGGTCACCATTGCGGTGATTATGGGGGTGATGTGGTTTACATCAAACAACAACCTGAAAGAAAAAGATGAGAATGAGCTGAAAGCGATGATTGAAAGTCGCGATGTACGGAGCATTATACTCATAAAAGATAAAGAATACGTTGAAGTAACCTTGAATTCAAATGCCTTGCAGAATGCGAAATACAAGGAAGATATTCAGGGGCCAATGGGTCAAAACAACGCTGGCCCACACTATAAAGTAAAAGTTATCTCCGTTGATAATTTCGACAGGAAATACAACGAGTGGATCAGTAAAATTCCTGAAGCCGATCGCCCCGAGTACAGATCGGAAACACGAATCGATTACATCGGCCATTTCTTTAGCTGGGGCTTTTTGTTCCTGTTGTTGTTTGGCTTCTGGATGTTGATGCGCAGAATGACGGGTGGCGGTGGCCCCGGTGGTCAGATTTTCAACATCGGAAAATCAAAGGCAGCGTTGTTCGATGCCGAAAACAAAGTAAAAATTACGTTTGAAGATGTTGCCGGTTTGGAAGAAGCCAAAGAAGAAATTCGTGAGATCGTTGAGTTCTTGAAGAACCCATCCAAGTTCACCAAGCTGGGTGGTAAAATTCCGAAAGGTGCATTGCTCGTAGGCCCTCCGGGTACCGGTAAAACCTTGTTGGCAAAAGCCGTTGCCGGTGAAGCTGCAGTGCCGTTCTTCTCCTTGTCAGGTTCAGATTTCGTGGAAATGTTTGTGGGTGTAGGTGCTGCGCGTGTACGCGACCTGTTCAAGCAAGCCAAAGAAAAGGCTCCGTGTATTGTGTTTATCGATGAGATCGATGCCATCGGTCGTTCGCGTGGTCGCGGCCAGATGCCGGGTGCCAACGATGAACGTGAAAATACCTTGAACTCATTATTGGTAGAGATGGATGGTTTTGCAACCGATTCAGGTGTAATTATTCTGGCAGCTACCAACCGACCGGATGTACTCGACTCTGCCTTATTGCGTCCCGGTCGTTTCGACAGGCAGATCAGCATTGATAAGCCGGATATTGTTGGTCGGGAAGCTATCTTTAAGGTGCACCTGAAGCCTATCAAACTGGATTCATCGGTTGACATTAAAAAACTTTCGGCACAAACGCCTGGCTTTGCCGGTGCTGAAATTGCCAACGTATGTAACGAAGCTGCCTTGATCGCTGCACGCAGAGATAAGAAAGCCGTTGACATGCAGGATTTTCAGGATGCGATTGACCGCGTGATTGGTGGATTGGAAAAGAAAACCAAAATCATTTCACCGGAAGAAAAGAAAATTGTGGCTTACCACGAAGCGGGTCATGCCGTAGCCGGTTGGTTCCTGGAGCATGCCGATCCGTTGGTGAAGGTTAGCATTGTACCGCGTGGTGTTGCCGCGTTGGGTTATGCTCAATATTTACCGAAAGAACAGTTCCTCTATCAAACCGAGCAATTGTTGGATGAGATGTGCATGACCTTCGGTGGTCGCGCAGCTGAAGATCTTATTTTTGGAAAGATTTCTACAGGAGCTTTGAGCGATCTGGAACGCATAACCAAAATGGCCTACAGTATGGTAACGGTTTACGGCATGAACCCTGAAATCGGAAACATGTCGTTCTACGATTCAAAAGCTAACGATTACGCGTTTCAAAAACCGTATTCAGATGCCACGGCTCAACGTATCGACCAGGAAGTGAAGAAGATCATCGATTCCTGCTACAAGCGCACGAAAGATTTGTTGAGCAAACACCGTGAACACCTGGAAGTGATTGCCAAAGAGTTGTTGGAAAAGGAAATCCTGTTCCAGTCGGATCTGGAAAGATTGATTGGCAAACGACCATTCGATAAGCTTACTACCTACCAGCAGTTCACGAATGGTAGTGGCGAAAAGAAAGAAGAAAAGGTTGAGGTTCCGCCTGCACCGGAAGTGATTCCGGTTTCGGAAGAACCCAAGACCGATAACCCATAATTTAAAAACACACTAAATAAAAACTCAGGCTTACAATCAGGTCTGAGTTTTTTATTTTTAGGCCAATGAATACCCCTGTGGAAATTAAACTTGAAGCCGGTAAGAAGATTTTCTTTGCCTCCGATTTCCATTTGGGTGTACCCAATTATGAGGATAGTCTGGCTCGTGAAAAGCGAATTGTGCGGTGGCTCGACTCCATAAAAAGCGAAGCTCAGGCGATTTACCTGTTAGGCGATATTTTTGATTTCTGGTTTGAATACCGGCAAGCCATTCCGAAAGGATTTATCCGGTTACAGGGAAAACTTGCGGAACTGCGCGATGCGGGGATTCCCATTATTTTCTTCACCGGCAATCACGACATGTGGATGTTTGATTACTTCCCACGCGAACTGGATATCCCGATTTACCGTAACCCGGTGGTACTAACGTGCAACAATCAAAAATTAATGATCGGCCATGGCGATGGACTTGGCCCGGGTGACACCTCCTATAAAATCCTGAAAAAGTTTTTCAACAGTAAAATTTGCCAGTGGCTGTTTGCCCGTATACATCCCAACCTTGGCATAGGCATTGCTAAAATATGGTCGAGAAAAAGCCGGATCAGTAACACGAAACGTGAAGAAAAATTTGAAGGAGAAGAAAATGAATTTTTGCTTACCTATTGTAAAGAACTGGAAAAGCATCACCACCATGATTACTACATTTTCGGTCACCGGCATTTACCGCTCGATCTGGAAGTGGGTGCAAACAGCCGGTACATCAATCTTGGTGAGTGGGTTCACTTTAATACCTATGCCGTGTACGATGGAAAAACCGTTGAGCTTAAAACTTTTTCCGCATAGCATGAGAATAATTTATTTGCTGGTCGTACTGCCTTTTCTTTCGTACGGTCAGCAATTTCCAATAACTGTTCCGTTGAATCAACCCGTAACGGCAGCCTATGTAGACCGGCCCGGTGATTTGTACGTGCAATTTGAGACCGGTACGATTCAGAAATTCGACATCAACGGAAAACTGGTTGAAGAAATAAAACCTGAGTTACCACTCGCTCTTTTTGAACCCCGTGACGGATCGCGCGCATTCAGTTTTGATCGTAAAGGAAATTGGTACAGCTACGGATTATTCGGCACGTTGAACAAACAACCCGTTCCGGAGGAGTTTGCCATTGAGCCGTGGTTGGTGTGTTCATCGGGCGATCAAAACCTTTGGATACTGGATGGCGCTGACCTGAGTATCAAAAAGTTGAATACTGCTAAACAAAGCATTGACGTGGAAATTTACCTATCGCCACATGTAGCCAAAGAGAAAACAGATTTTATTGGCATGCGCGAATACCAAAACTTTTTATTCATCCATAATAAAAATGCAGGCATTGAGATTCACAATGCCATTGGCAAACGGATTCGGCTTATTCCAGGAAAAGAGATTCGGTACTTTAATTTTCTGGGAGAAGAGTTATACTATGCCCTGAATGACAAGTTGATTTTTTTTGATTTATTCGATGGTAAAACGCGCGAACTCCAAATTGAAAAAGGAGTGCAATTTATGCTGCTTACCGATGAACGCGTGTTTAAGGTTTTTGGGGATCGTTTGGTTGTTGAATTAAAAAACCCTTAACTACAGTCCGTATTCGCACAAAAAATGTGTTCAATTATGAACATATTTGTGCAGGAAAGAACACTGCTTTCCCCATTTTTGCTCCAAAACAAACAATTCTGTAACTGGCACAACTTTTACTAACTAAAAGCACTACTTAAATCTATACCATGAATCCTGAAGGTGGCAAAATATTGATGATCGATGATGATGAGGACGTTCTACTGGCAGCCAAGATGTTGCTCAAGAAGCAAAACCACCATGTAATCATAGAAAAGAACCCGAATAAAATTCCTTTTTTACTCAATAACGACACGTACGATGTGATCCTGCTGGACATGAATTTCAGCAAGGACATTACCAGCGGTAAGGAAGGCTTTTACTGGCTGGAAAAAATTCTGGAGAAAGATCCGAGCGCGGTGGTCATCCTGATCACGGCTTTTGGCGATGTGGAAATGGCCGTGAAAGCCCTGAAGCAAGGCGCCACCGATTTCATCCTTAAACCCTGGCAAAATGAAAAATTAATTGCCACCATTTCTACGGCCATTCGTTTGAAGCAGTCGTACAACGAAGTAGACAAGTTGCGCAAAGCCAAAGAAATGCTGGAAGAGCAAATCAGTAAACCGTTTGGCGAAATCATTGGCGAAAGCATAGCCATTAAAGAAGTGTTCGGGCTGATTGATAAAGTAGCCAAGACGGATGCCAACGTGTTGATACTCGGAGAAAACGGAACTGGAAAAGAACTCATCGCCCGCGCCATTCACCAACGCTCGCTGCGGAAAGACAACAGCTTCGTTTCGGTGGATATGGGTGCCATTACAGAAACGTTGTTTGAAAGCGAATTATTCGGCCATAAGAAGGGCGCCTTTACCGATGCGCGCGAAGATCGGCCCGGAAGATTTGAACTGGCCAATGGCGGCACACTCTTTTTAGACGAAATCGGAAACCTAAGCATGGCATTGCAAAGTAAATTGCTGAGCGCACTGCAATCGCGGCAGGTAACGCGGGTAGGTTCCAACCAGTCGATAGCGGTTGATATTCGTTTAATCTGTGCCACCAACATGCCGCTGCATCAAATGGTGGAGCAGGGAACATTCCGTCAGGATTTATTGTACCGCATCAACACGGTTGAAATCAAAGTTCCGCCTTTGGCCGATCGCGTTGAAGATATTTCATTACTCGCACGCCATTACCTCGATTACTACGCCCGTAAGTACCACAAGCAGGTAACAACCATCGCACCGAACGCGATGGACAAACTAAAACGATATGCCTGGCCTGGCAATATCCGTGAGTTGCAACACGCCATTGAACGTGCCGTGATCATGACCGACTCGGCTTCGTTACAGGAAAGCGATTTCCTGTTTAGCCGACCGGTATCCTCTTCATCGGCAGAAACGTTAAACCTGGATGAAGTGGAAAAAGCGGCTATCGTGAAAGCCTTGAATCTGCACAGCGGAAATATTTCGAAAGCTGCTGACGAGCTGGGATTAACCCGCGCTTCGCTGTATCGCAGAATGGAAAAGTATGGATTATAAGTTTAACTGGAAATCACCGGTTGTACCCAGAATACTGTTTTTAGCGGCCAGCATTTTTGCGCTCTGTTTTTTTCTGTTCGAAAATCACTATTGGCTAGCCATTGCGTTTCTGGGGCTCACCGCTTTTCAGATTAAACAACTGATTGACCTGGTTGATCAATCGAATAAAGACATTGCCTCCTTTCTCGACTCGGTAAGCTTTGATGATTTTTCAGCTTCCTTTAAAACCGAAAGCCATGATCCATACGTGCAACGCTTTCATCAGGAACTAAACGAAGCCCTTACGCGACTGCGAAACTCGCGCCAGGAAAAAGATTCGGAATACCTGTTTTATAAAAACATTGTGATGCACGTGGGTATCGGCTTGGTGATTTTTAACGATACCACCGGAAAAATTGAAATCTTTAACAGCGCTGCACGAAAGCTTTTAAAAATAAATAATGCGAATGCGTTAGGCGATTTAAAAGAAGTTGATCCTAACCTCGTTCATACGTTTTTACGTTTAAAAACTGGTGGCCGTGAGTTGATGCGCCTAAAAGTCGGGGAAGACATTATTCAACTTTCCATCTATGCGATTGAATTGACCCTGCGCGGTGAAAACATGAAACTGATTTCATTGCAAAACATTCAGAGTGAACTGGAAGAAAAGGAAATGGAAGCCTGGCAAAACCTGGTGCGCGTGCTCACACACGAAATCATGAATTCGGTTACTCCGATTTCATCGTTGGCCGGAACCATGGAGGCCGAGATCAGCGACCACGTGAAGGGAACAGAAGAAAAGCCGTTGCAAAAAGATCAGTTGGAAGATATCCACCTGTCGCTGCAAACCATCAGCAAGCGAAGTGAAAACCTGATTCAGTTTGTAAAAGAATTTCGTAGTCTCACTCACATACCCAAGCCGCGTTTACAAACTTTTCTCGTATGCACCTTGCTGGATGAAATCTGCATGTTGCACAAAAATGAGCTAGCCGAAAAGAACATTAAGCTTGTGGTCAACATCGATCCGCCTGATTTAACCTTGTTGGCCGATCGGGGGTTAACCGAGCAAGTGCTGATTAACCTTGTAAAAAATGCCATTCAGGCGTTTGATGAAGAACAGGAAGAAAAAGTGATTACGGTAAAGGCATCTGTTACCGAGAAAAACCGACCGGTGATTTCAGTCCGTGATAATGGCTCCGGTATTGATCCCGAGGCCCTTGAGAAAATCTTTATCCCCTTCTTTACCACCAAGAAATCGGGTTCAGGAATTGGGCTGAGTTTATCGCGTCAGGTGATGCGTCAGCATCAGGGAACACTCACCGTAAAATCCACCGTTGGAGAAGGTACCGAATTCTTTATGCGATTCTAAAAAAGCTTCCATTTTGATGAATTTAATGAGGATTTAATACCTTTGCGAAATTCATTTTTTATGGCTGACGTTTCGCAAAAAGTTGCCCGCATATTAATCGATAAACTTGGTGTAGCTGAGTCTGAAATCAACCCCGATACAAACCTGGTGAAAGACCTGGGAATTGACTCGCTTGACTACGCTGAAATTGTGATGGATTTCGAGCAAACATTTGATATCCGCATTCCCGATGAAGATGCTGAAAAACTTACCACCATTGGGGCAGCCGTAGCCTACATTGAAAAAAAGCTACAGGATAAAAAGTAGCCTTCAGCTTTCCGTATTTTCATCCGACTCAAAAAAATTACATAACCGCTTCATGCGCTGTGCATCTTCCTTGTGGAGCGGTTGGAACGAATCCTTACCCGGATAGTTCACGATATACCAACCGTTAAAACTATCGTGCCAGCGCACCAAAAATTTTCGGTCCTGCTTAAGCAGGATATCCATCTCATAAATCTCTTCATCGTGCTTATCTACCAGGCCGGTATATTGCAATAAAATATGATCGCGCTTAAACAACTCTCCCTTTACACAATCGATGCTACCCAGCTTCATCAGCAATCGCGCCTCTCGATTCCAGGCTTTAAATTTAAACGTACGGGGTTGGAATTCTTTCATATTGTAAAATTAAGCATGTAGTACTTCGTACCGTTCGGTTTCGTACAGAAATTCTATCGATACAGCTGGAATCCCGAATACAAATTGGCCCAGCGATCCGCGTAACCTCTGGTTTTGCCGGTTATTTAAAAGTGGACTAAAAGCCAACCGCATTTACCAGAATGCTCGTTAAATTCATGTTAACCAAATTCTGAATGCGTATGAAAAAAAATCTACTCGTAACGTGGGCATTCATTTGCCTCGGATCAGTTGCCTTCGCACAAGGCATATCTCTGCCGCCAAGCGGAGATAACCAGAAATCAAGCGTAACCCAATCCATTGGATTGGTGCAGGTTACCATCAACTACAGCAGCCCCGATGTTCACGGACCAAATGGTGAGGATCGTAAAGGAAAAATCTGGGGTGATGTAGTGCATTATGGGTATGTCGATCAGGGTTTTGGTACATCTAAAGCAGCACCCTGGCGGGCAGGATCTAATGAAAATACCACCATTAGCTTTTCGCATGATGTACAGGTTGGTGGAAAGAAAGTGGCGGCCGGCACATATGGGCTTTTCCTTGCTGTTGAAAAAGAAGGCCCCTGGACCTGGATACTCAACAAAGATGCCAGCAGTTGGGGAAGTTACTTCTACAACCCTGAACTGGATGTGGTGCGTGTGCAGGCAACCCCACAAGATTGCGAGTACACCGAATGGCTTACCTACAGCTTTGATGATCGCAGAAGAAATTCGGCTGTTGCTTTCTTGCAATGGGAGAACAAACGCATCGGATTCAAAATTGAAGTGCCGAATGCAAATGAATTATACGTGCAAACCATTCGCGATGAAATGCGCGGGTCAACTGCCGGATTCCAGCATCAATCCTACATAGCCGCAGCAACCTTCTGTGCACAAAACAAAGTCGAACTTGAGCAAGGACTTCAATGGGCTGACCTGGCCATCAGTGATCCGTTCTTCGGACAGGAAAATTTCAATTCAC contains these protein-coding regions:
- the ftsH gene encoding ATP-dependent zinc metalloprotease FtsH, whose translation is MSDKRDNKMIPPKVPKGGNYQLWVILVTIAVIMGVMWFTSNNNLKEKDENELKAMIESRDVRSIILIKDKEYVEVTLNSNALQNAKYKEDIQGPMGQNNAGPHYKVKVISVDNFDRKYNEWISKIPEADRPEYRSETRIDYIGHFFSWGFLFLLLFGFWMLMRRMTGGGGPGGQIFNIGKSKAALFDAENKVKITFEDVAGLEEAKEEIREIVEFLKNPSKFTKLGGKIPKGALLVGPPGTGKTLLAKAVAGEAAVPFFSLSGSDFVEMFVGVGAARVRDLFKQAKEKAPCIVFIDEIDAIGRSRGRGQMPGANDERENTLNSLLVEMDGFATDSGVIILAATNRPDVLDSALLRPGRFDRQISIDKPDIVGREAIFKVHLKPIKLDSSVDIKKLSAQTPGFAGAEIANVCNEAALIAARRDKKAVDMQDFQDAIDRVIGGLEKKTKIISPEEKKIVAYHEAGHAVAGWFLEHADPLVKVSIVPRGVAALGYAQYLPKEQFLYQTEQLLDEMCMTFGGRAAEDLIFGKISTGALSDLERITKMAYSMVTVYGMNPEIGNMSFYDSKANDYAFQKPYSDATAQRIDQEVKKIIDSCYKRTKDLLSKHREHLEVIAKELLEKEILFQSDLERLIGKRPFDKLTTYQQFTNGSGEKKEEKVEVPPAPEVIPVSEEPKTDNP
- a CDS encoding TonB-dependent receptor — encoded protein: MKILKKSFVLVFIFTAHWLHAQSLTQTLRGKIVDQVTQMPLPGATVMVLNTDPLVGATTDVDGEFKIQKLPVGTYTVRVSFIGYKDFILPNVIVNSGKEVVLNIPIEEDIVQMDEIVVTATEKDRTINDMVLISGRTFSVEETRKFAAAVNDPARMAASFSGVVSTDDGNNNISIRGNSPNGLLWRMEGIDIPNPNHFVNPGTSGGGISILSSQLLTNSDFLTGAFTAEYGNALSGVFDLSLRKGNNEKREFTLQAGFLGTDFAAEGPIAKNYKGSYLINYRYSTLSLLAQLGVPLGDFATNFQDLSVNIHLPINSKNSISVFGFGGLSDQHKDAVQDSLKWESEYDRYSDRYFSNTGAIGIKHAYMINTNNFLQTTVLASGNAMGDKMYKLDDEYQDRFWYYEKFSNTKITVSSVLNTKLSARYSVRSGVYLNQLYYNLEQSEFNEDAEQLDTFINTKGNTQSIQLFSQLNIKASERFTINAGLHYLQLLLNNSKSLEPRVSASYALNERNSISFGYGLHSQVQPLGSYFAEYVDDGQIILPNKNLGLSKAHHVVVGYDRSLNPYLRMKVETYYQHLFNIPVKPGENESYSIINQQWSFQTDPLINEGLGKNYGAEFTLEQFTHNNLYFLLTASIYNSLYKTQENAWRNTRYNGNANMTFTAGKEFTLKKDRVLGLNVRSLYSGGLRTTPVDLEESLLKGETVYQEDKAFEEQNPAYFRTDIRISLKRNKPKSTHTLALDIQNVTNRKNIYGSYFEPLTGKITTAYQTPLIPVLSYKIEF
- a CDS encoding DUF2268 domain-containing putative Zn-dependent protease (predicted Zn-dependent protease with a strongly conserved HExxH motif) — translated: MKTITGVLVAMLLQSVACAQQHTITTEDITHFWEAYDALTSAKSKEDSISIIQQRYIDRATEHFKTFIRIRKFTAEEYVTLLSKYPKFWKSVRPLTENIAYRKAEIETVLQKFKNELPGFEIPDVCFAIGCLRTGGTIGDQLILIGSEIAAANKEVVKDELSPWLKSIIGNTGDIVSMVAHEAVHTRQRGNLRNAGLLVPVLNEGIADFVTEKISGMNINTLIHTYGKENACVIRDEFNEAIQNKSADLKPWLYNGNNSGGRVADLGYYVGYAIAELYYNKQSDKQKALEWLLDRSKYKKIYELSGYKESCK
- the rsfS gene encoding ribosome silencing factor is translated as MAKKRKGVSSEKLCDAIVKGMQEKKALDILVLDLRKVKNAIADFFVICSGGSDKQLDAIAESVDAEVYKALNENPWHVEGKNNKEWVLLDYFDVVAHIFRKDKREFFALEKLWGDAEVTEIEDAAITK
- a CDS encoding biotin--[acetyl-CoA-carboxylase] ligase; translated protein: MGHKLVFVPECHSTNDEAQRLLQQKGSADGLVVITANQTAGRGQRGNTWITEPGKNLTFSIGLKPHFLDPKKQFFLSMAISLGLLDGLTSLLPKAEVKIKWPNDMMLNGKKTCGILIENQLMGQLLDRAVVGIGVNVNQVSFSIPTATSLAAEAGHEFDLNELFSHLLQKIEARYLQLKVGEFDRMKYDYEQHLYWRDEVHDFVVNEQPVSGIIEAVSEEGKLEVLIDGKFKQFAFKEISYGYNQ